Proteins encoded together in one Gammaproteobacteria bacterium window:
- a CDS encoding 1-deoxy-D-xylulose-5-phosphate reductoisomerase yields MQKITLLGATGSIGKSTLDIIANHIDKYQLFAVCANSDVEGLFKICLDWEPSFAVMADSAAAEQLHSKVRAAGLPTEVLGGEEGLVRVSEHPGVDCVVAAVVGAAGLVPTIAAARAGKRLCLANKETLVMAGQLFMQAVEEGNATLIPVDSEHSALFQSMPPGYRTGTTPQGVEKLILTASGGPFREYSVDQLQQVTPAQAIAHPNWNMGPKISVDSATMMNKGLEIIEAHWLFHMPCSKIDVLIHPQSIIHSLVEYADGSQVSQLGMPDMRTPIACALSWPERITTNVKKLDLSKIGQLTFSTPDLQLFPCLRFAFEAIKKGGAAPAILNAANEVAVSTFLEGNIPFLAIPKLIEDALTVLPSSASISSVPDLLMIDRLTRDHVRRKISNFESAKTLI; encoded by the coding sequence ATGCAAAAAATCACATTATTGGGCGCAACTGGATCTATAGGAAAAAGCACCTTAGATATCATCGCTAACCATATTGATAAATATCAACTTTTTGCCGTTTGTGCGAATTCAGATGTTGAAGGGCTATTCAAAATATGCCTTGATTGGGAGCCCAGCTTTGCCGTAATGGCAGATAGTGCAGCTGCTGAACAATTGCACAGTAAAGTTCGTGCTGCTGGTCTTCCTACAGAAGTGCTTGGGGGCGAAGAAGGGCTGGTACGGGTCAGTGAGCATCCTGGGGTAGATTGTGTTGTGGCCGCAGTTGTCGGCGCTGCGGGATTGGTACCTACCATTGCAGCCGCACGAGCCGGTAAACGGCTCTGTTTGGCGAATAAAGAAACGCTCGTGATGGCAGGGCAATTGTTTATGCAAGCGGTGGAAGAGGGGAACGCTACCTTAATTCCTGTGGATAGTGAGCACAGTGCCTTGTTTCAGTCTATGCCGCCTGGATATCGTACAGGAACCACTCCTCAAGGCGTTGAAAAATTGATTTTGACTGCTTCTGGTGGTCCGTTTAGAGAATATTCAGTCGATCAACTCCAACAAGTTACGCCAGCCCAAGCCATTGCTCATCCGAATTGGAATATGGGGCCTAAGATTTCCGTGGATTCAGCCACGATGATGAATAAAGGATTGGAAATTATTGAAGCTCATTGGTTGTTTCACATGCCTTGTTCAAAAATTGATGTGTTAATTCATCCTCAAAGTATCATTCATTCCCTGGTGGAATATGCGGACGGTTCACAAGTAAGTCAATTGGGTATGCCTGATATGCGAACACCCATAGCGTGTGCACTAAGTTGGCCAGAAAGAATTACCACGAATGTTAAAAAACTGGATTTGAGCAAAATAGGGCAACTCACATTTTCTACCCCTGATTTGCAGCTATTTCCGTGTTTACGATTTGCTTTTGAAGCGATTAAAAAGGGCGGGGCGGCGCCTGCAATTTTAAATGCCGCAAACGAAGTTGCAGTGTCCACATTTTTAGAAGGCAATATACCATTTCTCGCGATTCCAAAACTAATCGAGGATGCATTGACCGTTCTGCCATCATCCGCTTCGATTAGCAGTGTCCCTGATTTGCTGATGATCGATCGTCTTACTCGTGATCATGTTAGACGGAAAATTTCTAATTTTGAATCGGCCAAAACCCTCATTTAA